A single genomic interval of Terriglobus albidus harbors:
- a CDS encoding alpha/beta fold hydrolase, with protein MTSALPEPAAEPGQREVSPGCTMRYLEAGSGYPVVLLHGLLGAADVWHRNLSILAREYRVIAVDQLTCERHGWVNEQNADIATSAERLLQLFNSLGIERGHLIGHSYGGSVAVVFAAKYPERVASLILLAPPTTAATSLLPVVEFWSTALGRWFGHRVTDLPRRLQELALLRMYGDPDHADEKTLDLYLRALRRPGAVTHILSIIQLWHHNMNVVDDALAALPEHRVLLLWGDRDRTAPVHLSEKLLRRLPKAELQVITGAGHLVFDEAPHEANLLFADWLRRNTVPHRVAAHKSDVA; from the coding sequence ATGACATCTGCTCTCCCGGAGCCGGCTGCCGAGCCGGGGCAGAGAGAGGTGTCCCCCGGTTGCACCATGCGTTATCTGGAGGCGGGCAGCGGCTATCCGGTCGTCCTGCTGCATGGACTACTCGGAGCTGCGGACGTCTGGCACCGGAACCTTTCTATCCTCGCCAGGGAATATCGCGTCATTGCTGTCGACCAGCTAACCTGCGAACGTCATGGCTGGGTGAATGAGCAGAATGCCGATATTGCGACTTCGGCCGAAAGGTTGTTACAGCTCTTCAATAGCCTTGGAATCGAGCGCGGCCATCTCATCGGGCACTCCTATGGAGGCTCCGTCGCCGTTGTCTTTGCCGCGAAATATCCGGAACGGGTCGCATCGCTGATTTTGCTGGCGCCTCCGACCACCGCCGCAACCAGTCTTTTGCCCGTCGTTGAGTTCTGGAGCACTGCACTGGGCCGTTGGTTCGGACACCGGGTCACCGATCTTCCGCGCCGCCTGCAGGAATTGGCGCTCCTCCGGATGTACGGCGACCCGGATCACGCTGACGAAAAGACCCTCGACCTCTACCTGCGTGCCTTGCGGCGCCCTGGTGCAGTGACGCATATTCTCTCGATCATTCAACTCTGGCACCACAATATGAATGTCGTCGATGATGCACTGGCCGCTTTGCCGGAACATCGCGTCCTGCTGCTCTGGGGTGACAGAGACCGTACGGCGCCAGTACACCTTTCGGAGAAACTGTTGCGGCGCCTCCCCAAGGCGGAACTGCAAGTGATCACCGGAGCCGGCCACCTGGTCTTTGACGAAGCGCCGCATGAAGCCAATCTGCTGTTTGCCGACTGGTTGCGTCGCAACACAGTTCCCCATCGTGTAGCCGCCCATAAATCTGACGTTGCTTAG
- a CDS encoding glycerophosphodiester phosphodiesterase family protein, which yields MRKTLTDAESLRYTYRKNALSLLLLIATLPVSSETILVHAHRGGRAARPENTLPAFQYAIDTGADALELDLAVTKDNVLVVSHSPYLVQPEGTDAFMKAVLANERVCSGPALPPGTLIHSLTLAEIRQYDCGAKTLAAFPQQRAVPNTHIPTFEEVLDLAPKGTFDFNVETKISPARPELTPSPEVFAKMIDEAVRKHQLQSRVILQSFDFRTLHAMKKIDPQIRLSALFGQAKYDGFMGITDKDKSFAHIAAVSGANILSPDESLATTDEVAAAHKAGLQVIPYTANTIEGWKILSEAHVDGIITDDPAGLLQWLRSQKPALHR from the coding sequence TTGCGGAAAACGCTCACAGATGCGGAATCCCTACGCTACACCTACAGGAAAAATGCTCTTAGCCTTCTTCTGTTGATCGCGACACTGCCGGTGTCATCAGAGACCATCCTCGTCCACGCCCACCGTGGCGGCCGGGCTGCTCGTCCTGAAAACACGCTGCCCGCGTTTCAATACGCCATCGATACAGGCGCCGATGCGCTCGAGCTCGACCTGGCAGTCACGAAAGATAACGTCCTGGTCGTCTCGCATTCTCCATACCTGGTGCAGCCTGAAGGTACGGATGCCTTTATGAAGGCAGTCCTCGCCAACGAGCGCGTCTGCAGTGGACCTGCGCTTCCTCCGGGCACGCTGATCCACTCACTGACACTGGCGGAAATCAGGCAGTACGACTGCGGCGCAAAGACACTGGCAGCCTTCCCCCAACAAAGAGCCGTGCCTAACACGCACATTCCGACCTTCGAGGAGGTTCTGGATCTAGCGCCAAAGGGAACCTTCGATTTCAATGTCGAGACCAAGATCTCTCCGGCACGTCCGGAGCTCACACCTTCACCTGAGGTCTTCGCGAAGATGATCGATGAGGCTGTGCGCAAGCATCAACTGCAATCGCGCGTCATCCTGCAGAGCTTCGATTTCCGGACGCTACACGCGATGAAGAAGATTGATCCGCAGATTCGCCTCTCCGCTCTCTTCGGTCAGGCAAAGTACGACGGCTTCATGGGGATTACCGACAAAGACAAAAGCTTTGCGCATATTGCTGCTGTCTCTGGCGCGAACATTCTGAGCCCAGACGAAAGCCTCGCTACCACGGATGAGGTCGCCGCGGCTCACAAGGCAGGCTTGCAGGTGATTCCTTATACGGCAAATACCATCGAAGGCTGGAAGATACTCAGCGAGGCCCATGTGGATGGAATCATCACGGATGATCCAGCAGGTCTGCTGCAGTGGCTTCGTTCGCAGAAGCCGGCATTACATCGCTAG
- a CDS encoding alpha/beta hydrolase, with amino-acid sequence MSFASKIEAVDDLRGPAGRLEAILNTGKEDAPYAALVTHPHPLGGGTMHNKVVYQAMKAFSHFGLPVLRFNFRGTGLSEGSHDQGIGEQDDVLQALQWLDMRFGRRILFAGFSFGSNVGMRVCCTDQRVPAMVALGLPIEAEGRRYHYDFLSACSKPRLFLSGDHDPYGPVAEVEQVVAQLPEPKRLVWIGGGDHFFAGTAGSPGSKLDQMRETMISWLAESVQGLTV; translated from the coding sequence GTGAGCTTTGCCTCGAAGATTGAAGCAGTGGATGACCTCCGCGGTCCGGCGGGACGCCTGGAAGCGATTCTGAACACAGGGAAAGAAGACGCTCCCTATGCTGCCCTGGTGACGCACCCCCACCCTCTCGGGGGTGGCACCATGCATAACAAGGTTGTCTACCAGGCGATGAAGGCGTTCAGTCACTTCGGCCTTCCGGTGCTGCGGTTCAACTTTCGCGGTACTGGCCTGAGCGAAGGCAGTCACGACCAGGGGATCGGGGAGCAGGATGATGTGCTTCAAGCGCTGCAGTGGCTGGATATGCGTTTCGGCAGGCGGATCCTTTTCGCCGGGTTTTCCTTCGGTTCGAACGTAGGGATGAGGGTTTGCTGCACCGACCAGCGCGTTCCGGCGATGGTCGCTCTCGGACTTCCCATTGAAGCCGAGGGGCGACGCTACCACTATGACTTCCTCTCGGCGTGTTCGAAGCCGCGGCTGTTTCTTTCGGGGGATCACGACCCGTACGGTCCGGTCGCCGAGGTCGAGCAGGTGGTAGCGCAGCTCCCCGAACCGAAGCGGCTGGTGTGGATTGGCGGCGGAGATCACTTTTTCGCGGGTACCGCCGGTTCGCCGGGATCGAAGCTCGATCAGATGCGCGAAACGATGATCTCGTGGCTGGCAGAGTCCGTCCAGGGATTGACCGTCTAG
- the hpnA gene encoding hopanoid-associated sugar epimerase — MKVFLTGATGFVGNHVARLYADHGARLRLLTRGTNNAQLEGIPADVIAGDLRRPEELRAAISGCDAVVHVAADYRLWVRDPDDMYRANVTGTRELLRIAREESVPNFIYTSSVATMGFKTDGTIVDENTPVSLADMVGHYKRSKFLAEQEAIAAAKMGQRVMILNPTTPIGARDVKPTPTGRIIVDFLNRKFPAYVDTGLNLVDVAEVARMHLAALNTGRAGERYILGGENLTLKQILDRMSAITGLPSPSMRVPHTVAMIFAFFDETFTGKLRGKEPRATLEAVRMGKKKMFASSAKAERDLGFKVLPVYKALRSAIDWFVEHGYAPVYEGKRA; from the coding sequence ATGAAAGTCTTTCTCACCGGAGCGACAGGGTTTGTCGGTAACCACGTTGCGCGCCTGTATGCCGACCATGGCGCACGGTTGCGTCTTCTGACGCGCGGCACAAATAATGCACAGCTCGAAGGTATCCCCGCGGATGTGATCGCCGGAGATCTGCGGCGGCCCGAAGAGCTTCGGGCCGCGATCAGCGGGTGTGATGCCGTTGTTCATGTGGCTGCGGACTATCGTCTATGGGTCCGCGACCCGGACGATATGTATCGGGCCAATGTCACGGGTACGCGTGAATTGTTGCGTATTGCCCGTGAGGAAAGCGTGCCCAACTTTATCTACACATCGAGTGTTGCCACCATGGGCTTTAAGACCGATGGCACAATCGTCGATGAGAATACACCTGTCTCGCTGGCAGACATGGTGGGCCATTACAAAAGATCGAAGTTCCTTGCGGAACAGGAGGCGATTGCAGCGGCCAAGATGGGCCAGCGTGTAATGATCCTGAATCCGACGACGCCGATCGGCGCCCGCGATGTTAAGCCAACTCCAACTGGCCGTATTATCGTGGACTTTCTCAACCGCAAGTTTCCGGCATATGTTGATACCGGCCTGAACCTGGTGGATGTTGCGGAGGTCGCCCGTATGCATCTTGCCGCACTTAATACTGGCCGAGCGGGAGAACGGTATATTCTCGGAGGAGAGAATCTAACGCTGAAACAGATTCTTGACCGCATGTCGGCGATCACCGGGCTACCTTCCCCCTCAATGCGGGTACCCCATACGGTCGCCATGATCTTCGCCTTCTTCGACGAGACGTTTACCGGCAAATTGCGCGGGAAAGAACCGCGCGCTACTTTGGAGGCTGTGCGTATGGGCAAGAAGAAGATGTTCGCATCCTCGGCCAAGGCAGAGCGAGACCTGGGATTCAAGGTGCTTCCGGTGTACAAGGCGCTACGTTCGGCTATCGACTGGTTCGTGGAGCATGGATATGCTCCCGTATATGAAGGGAAGCGGGCCTGA
- a CDS encoding ATP-binding protein has product MPKAFQVRITAIALALLTAAACALGVVNFLREIHFELPTDGVSWMEIQGGLKAERVPANSPAQRAGIRPGDVLIAVDEHPTPRVATLNRQIWRHGVWSRGTYSIVRNAKAHFDVQVIFEPTDRSINQGMRLIGLVYLGIGLYVLFRRWTAPGSMHFYLFCLASFVLYDFKYTGELNNLDWTIFYANLLAQALQPALFLHFAVSFGRISNSLPRRILSAALYIPGFVVAALQIIAFTTWSATEQLHHRLDQIAIGYLSAFYVTAAIVFYTRYRRARSGLERQQLKWLSRGALIAVIPFTLLYTIPYMADWDIWPIVAKLSGLSLVFLPLTFSWAIVRYRLMDVDLIFKRGVTYTLATAGLVGLYFAVIAVAAELVHTRLPSLRAWGLVAAIVVTSLIFDPLKNTIQARVDKLFDRRRFDYRSTLVDFGRSLSSQTDINLLTRSIVERLQQTLLVTRVALFTSSEPGAPLHLAASHGLNDVPVNDLSFLHFYGQARHLFLETPQHAMHLTEEQQATAAALDLNYYLACTVGEPGTGAQRTIAVIGLGRTSRGDFLSSEDIEVLESLAGYIGIAIQNAQLYTRLQRQVTEFERLKEFNENIVESIHIGIFAVDLEDRIESWNAEMEVMYATPRAAALRRPLNEVFSPEFLGEFERLKTEATTHTLYKFRLPTPSGEVRTANIAIAPLLTRDFVPVGRIVLVDDITDRVNMEGQLAQAEKLSSIGLLAAGIAHEVNTPLAVISSYAQMLTKHAGADPRLSPILEKITQQTFRASEIANGLLNFSRTSTTEFTHLDINLVIRDTLALLEHQMKTSRIKLDVELAPNLPLIRGNQGKLQQVALNLMMNAKDAMFNRAEGYLRVQTEAVGNNVVLRIGDNGSGIEPSHLHKIYDPFFTTKLQPAVGQRKGTGLGLSVTYGIMQEHNGKIDVESEPGVGTVFILEFPALADVTRLGNEASGRTIHA; this is encoded by the coding sequence ATGCCAAAGGCCTTTCAAGTCCGCATCACGGCAATTGCGCTTGCCCTGTTGACGGCTGCGGCCTGTGCGCTTGGCGTCGTGAACTTTCTGCGGGAGATCCACTTCGAGCTGCCGACCGACGGTGTGTCCTGGATGGAGATCCAGGGTGGACTGAAGGCAGAGCGGGTTCCTGCTAATTCTCCAGCGCAACGAGCCGGCATTCGTCCGGGAGATGTGCTGATCGCCGTTGATGAGCATCCCACTCCACGGGTCGCAACCCTGAATCGGCAGATCTGGCGCCATGGCGTCTGGTCGCGGGGAACCTATTCCATCGTACGGAACGCGAAGGCTCATTTCGACGTTCAGGTAATCTTTGAGCCTACAGACCGATCGATCAACCAGGGCATGCGGTTGATCGGCCTGGTGTACCTCGGCATTGGTCTTTATGTACTTTTCCGGCGCTGGACCGCGCCTGGATCGATGCACTTTTATCTCTTCTGTCTGGCCAGTTTTGTCTTGTACGACTTCAAGTACACGGGCGAGCTGAACAATCTGGATTGGACGATCTTTTACGCGAATCTATTGGCGCAGGCGCTCCAGCCCGCACTTTTCCTGCACTTTGCCGTAAGCTTCGGTCGCATCTCCAACAGCCTGCCGCGGCGTATTCTCTCCGCCGCCCTTTATATTCCAGGTTTTGTGGTTGCGGCGCTGCAGATTATTGCCTTCACCACATGGTCTGCGACGGAACAGCTCCACCATCGGCTGGATCAGATTGCTATCGGCTATCTGTCAGCGTTCTACGTTACGGCAGCGATTGTTTTCTACACCCGCTATCGCCGGGCGCGGTCGGGGTTGGAACGGCAACAGCTCAAGTGGCTCTCGCGTGGAGCCCTGATCGCCGTTATCCCGTTCACGCTGCTTTACACCATTCCGTACATGGCGGACTGGGACATCTGGCCGATCGTTGCGAAGCTCTCTGGCCTGTCTCTGGTCTTTCTGCCGCTAACGTTCTCATGGGCGATTGTCCGTTATCGCCTGATGGACGTTGATCTGATCTTCAAGCGCGGTGTCACCTATACGCTCGCTACCGCAGGTCTGGTTGGTCTTTATTTCGCAGTGATCGCTGTTGCGGCGGAGTTGGTGCATACGCGGCTTCCCAGCCTGCGCGCCTGGGGCCTGGTGGCGGCAATCGTCGTTACTTCGCTGATCTTCGATCCGTTGAAGAACACCATTCAGGCCCGCGTCGACAAACTCTTTGATCGTCGCCGCTTCGACTATCGCAGCACGCTGGTCGATTTCGGCCGCAGCCTGTCTTCCCAGACCGATATCAACCTGCTGACTCGCTCGATCGTTGAGCGTCTGCAACAGACGCTGCTGGTCACGCGCGTTGCCCTCTTTACCTCAAGCGAGCCTGGAGCTCCGTTGCATCTGGCTGCATCGCACGGCCTGAATGATGTGCCGGTGAACGACCTTAGCTTCCTGCACTTTTACGGGCAGGCACGGCATCTCTTTCTGGAGACGCCGCAACATGCGATGCACCTTACAGAAGAGCAGCAGGCAACCGCCGCCGCGCTCGATCTGAACTATTACCTTGCCTGTACGGTGGGTGAGCCCGGAACGGGAGCACAACGGACCATCGCTGTGATTGGGCTTGGGCGTACTTCGCGTGGCGACTTTCTGTCGTCGGAAGATATCGAGGTACTTGAATCGCTGGCGGGATATATCGGCATTGCGATTCAGAATGCGCAGCTCTACACCCGGCTGCAACGCCAGGTCACCGAGTTTGAGCGGCTGAAGGAGTTCAACGAGAACATCGTTGAGTCCATCCATATCGGTATCTTTGCGGTCGATCTGGAAGACCGTATCGAGAGCTGGAACGCCGAGATGGAGGTGATGTACGCGACACCGCGTGCCGCCGCGCTTCGGCGGCCATTGAACGAGGTCTTTTCTCCGGAGTTCCTCGGCGAATTCGAACGGCTCAAGACGGAAGCTACAACGCATACGTTGTACAAGTTCCGTCTGCCGACGCCGTCTGGGGAAGTCCGTACCGCCAATATCGCGATTGCACCCTTGCTGACGCGTGATTTCGTCCCTGTCGGCCGCATCGTGCTGGTGGATGACATCACCGATCGCGTCAACATGGAAGGCCAGCTTGCCCAGGCCGAGAAGCTCTCTTCCATTGGCTTGCTGGCGGCCGGCATCGCACACGAGGTGAACACGCCATTAGCTGTGATCTCTTCGTATGCGCAGATGCTGACCAAACATGCCGGCGCCGATCCTCGTCTGTCTCCGATCCTGGAGAAGATCACGCAGCAGACCTTCCGCGCCTCAGAGATCGCGAATGGCCTTCTCAACTTCTCACGCACCAGTACCACGGAGTTCACGCATCTGGACATCAATCTCGTGATACGTGACACGCTGGCGCTCCTTGAGCACCAGATGAAGACCTCGCGCATCAAGCTGGATGTTGAGCTGGCTCCAAATCTTCCTCTCATCCGCGGGAATCAGGGCAAGCTCCAACAGGTGGCATTGAATCTGATGATGAACGCCAAGGATGCAATGTTCAATCGCGCCGAGGGCTACCTGCGTGTGCAGACTGAGGCTGTCGGGAACAATGTTGTGCTGCGTATCGGAGATAACGGCAGCGGAATTGAGCCGTCACACCTGCACAAGATCTACGACCCATTCTTTACCACCAAGCTCCAGCCTGCTGTGGGCCAGCGGAAGGGAACCGGCCTCGGCCTCTCCGTAACTTACGGCATCATGCAGGAGCACAATGGCAAGATCGACGTCGAGAGTGAGCCTGGCGTCGGTACCGTCTTCATCCTAGAATTTCCTGCCTTGGCTGATGTGACACGGCTAGGCAACGAGGCCAGCGGACGAACGATTCATGCCTGA
- a CDS encoding nucleoside phosphorylase, with translation MEECFGIVAALPGELKPLVAGWQQMEAVNGVNAWKHPSRSIYAVCAGMGSEAARRAFDHLTTICNPTTVLSIGWAGSIDPRLPVGSVHYPSQIVDSEAEEHYPLHLDGTMLLISADKVADRGEKYRLALAYSNAALVDMEAATIAALAFARGCKFRCIKAVSDGANEELPDMNPYITKDGKFATAPFVASVMVRPWYWAALTRFGKNARLAAENLALAVKKDLNL, from the coding sequence ATGGAAGAATGCTTCGGTATCGTTGCGGCGCTACCTGGAGAACTAAAGCCCCTGGTTGCCGGCTGGCAGCAGATGGAAGCAGTAAACGGCGTGAATGCGTGGAAGCATCCATCCCGCAGTATCTATGCCGTGTGCGCTGGAATGGGATCGGAGGCTGCCCGGCGCGCGTTTGACCATCTGACAACCATTTGTAATCCAACGACAGTATTGTCGATCGGCTGGGCGGGCTCGATCGATCCGCGCCTGCCTGTTGGGTCCGTGCACTATCCTTCGCAGATCGTCGACAGCGAAGCGGAGGAGCACTATCCATTACATCTTGACGGCACGATGTTGCTGATCTCGGCCGACAAGGTTGCTGACCGTGGAGAGAAGTATCGTCTGGCGCTGGCTTATTCCAACGCAGCCCTCGTGGATATGGAGGCTGCTACCATCGCTGCTCTTGCCTTTGCTAGAGGTTGCAAGTTCCGTTGCATCAAGGCGGTCTCAGACGGCGCGAATGAAGAGCTGCCGGATATGAATCCCTACATCACCAAGGATGGAAAATTCGCTACGGCGCCTTTTGTCGCCAGTGTGATGGTGCGTCCGTGGTATTGGGCGGCTCTCACACGTTTTGGAAAGAATGCAAGGCTGGCCGCGGAGAATCTGGCCCTTGCCGTAAAGAAGGACCTGAATCTATGA
- a CDS encoding zinc-dependent dehydrogenase yields MSSLEVPATMRAAVYRGIDDVRIETVPVPEIGPGEVLVKIHTCGICGTDLKKIHTGSHSAPRVFGHEMSGTVVKVGEGVEGFAVGDRVMAFHHIPCGECYYCRKQTFAQCETYKKVGTTAGFAPSGGGFAEYIRVMDWIVKRGLVKIPEGVPFEQAAFIEPVNTCFKAIKLLELQPDETVLVIGQGSIGVLLAALAARTGATVLTSDMFPERHAVAAKFGLKHPIDARGDVVAAARNATEGRGADVTLVAVGSDKLIPLAMEATRPGGRVMLFASTQHGEAIFDPAAVCMDEKTLMGSYSASVAIQDEGAQLVLDGYKNGFDLTQLISHRFTLEEAVQGIHLASNPQPDSMKIVIQP; encoded by the coding sequence ATGAGTTCGTTGGAAGTCCCCGCAACCATGCGGGCAGCCGTTTACCGCGGCATTGATGATGTACGCATTGAAACCGTACCCGTCCCCGAGATCGGTCCGGGAGAAGTTCTCGTCAAGATCCATACCTGTGGCATCTGTGGCACGGATCTGAAGAAGATCCATACCGGATCCCACTCGGCGCCCCGTGTCTTCGGGCATGAGATGAGCGGCACTGTCGTCAAGGTTGGTGAGGGTGTAGAAGGCTTCGCGGTCGGTGATCGCGTTATGGCCTTTCATCATATCCCGTGCGGCGAGTGTTATTACTGCCGCAAGCAGACCTTTGCGCAGTGTGAGACTTACAAGAAGGTGGGAACGACCGCCGGCTTTGCGCCCTCAGGCGGAGGATTCGCGGAGTATATCCGTGTCATGGACTGGATCGTGAAACGCGGCCTGGTGAAGATTCCCGAGGGTGTGCCGTTTGAACAGGCAGCCTTCATTGAGCCTGTGAACACCTGCTTCAAGGCGATCAAGCTTCTGGAACTTCAGCCTGATGAGACTGTGCTCGTGATCGGACAGGGTTCGATCGGCGTGCTGCTTGCGGCGCTGGCCGCACGTACCGGCGCTACCGTATTGACGAGCGATATGTTTCCTGAACGCCATGCCGTCGCCGCAAAGTTCGGTTTGAAGCACCCGATCGATGCGAGAGGGGATGTCGTTGCTGCCGCGCGGAATGCTACTGAGGGCCGTGGAGCCGACGTCACACTTGTAGCTGTTGGCAGCGATAAGCTGATCCCTCTGGCAATGGAAGCGACCCGGCCCGGTGGCCGCGTGATGCTCTTCGCGTCTACACAGCACGGAGAAGCGATCTTCGACCCTGCCGCCGTTTGCATGGATGAAAAGACGCTGATGGGTTCCTACTCCGCCTCTGTTGCGATTCAGGACGAGGGCGCGCAGCTTGTGTTGGACGGCTACAAGAACGGCTTCGATCTGACGCAGTTGATCTCACACCGCTTTACGCTCGAAGAGGCAGTGCAGGGAATTCATCTGGCGTCGAATCCGCAGCCGGATTCGATGAAGATTGTGATTCAGCCATAA
- the hpnH gene encoding adenosyl-hopene transferase HpnH — MAVPISQMLTVASYVLKQKIKGNKRYPLVLMLEPLFRCNLACAGCGKIQYPAHILKTDLTPEQCFAAVEECGVPMVSIPGGEPLLHPQMPEIVAGLVARKKYVYMCTNALLLKEKLHLFTPSKYLSFSVHVDGQKEHHDFAVCREGGHDQAMEGVREAVKRGFRVTTNTTLFDGADPNSVRAHFDELTRAGVESMMVSPGYTYDKAPDQSHFLGKAKSRRMFRAILSNRKKEWQFNSHPLFLEFLMGQINFECTPWGMPTYNIFGWQKPCYLLQDGYADSFKELIEATEWANYGAKSGNPRCANCMVHSGHEASAVNYGFGSLRGFIRTAKAYMNALYSDAGAQKLLDEWQPEHRGPLVQIATTPAAQTGELVSGD, encoded by the coding sequence ATGGCAGTGCCAATCTCACAGATGCTGACGGTCGCAAGTTATGTCCTGAAGCAGAAGATCAAAGGCAACAAGCGGTATCCGCTGGTGCTGATGCTGGAGCCATTGTTCCGCTGCAACCTCGCCTGTGCTGGTTGCGGAAAGATTCAGTACCCGGCTCACATCCTCAAGACGGATCTGACACCTGAGCAGTGCTTTGCTGCCGTGGAAGAGTGCGGCGTGCCGATGGTCTCCATCCCGGGCGGCGAGCCTTTGCTGCATCCGCAGATGCCGGAGATTGTTGCAGGACTGGTAGCGCGCAAGAAGTACGTCTACATGTGCACCAACGCGCTGCTGCTGAAGGAAAAGCTCCATCTCTTCACGCCAAGTAAATATCTTTCCTTCTCGGTGCACGTCGATGGTCAGAAGGAGCACCATGACTTCGCCGTCTGCCGCGAAGGTGGCCATGACCAGGCGATGGAAGGTGTTCGTGAAGCGGTGAAGCGTGGCTTCCGTGTCACGACGAATACGACTCTCTTCGATGGCGCCGATCCGAATTCGGTGCGGGCTCACTTTGATGAGCTCACACGCGCCGGTGTCGAGAGCATGATGGTCTCGCCGGGTTACACCTACGATAAGGCGCCGGATCAGAGCCACTTCCTGGGTAAGGCAAAGTCGCGCCGCATGTTCCGCGCCATCCTGTCGAACCGCAAGAAGGAGTGGCAGTTCAACTCGCACCCGCTCTTCCTCGAGTTCCTGATGGGACAGATTAACTTCGAGTGCACCCCTTGGGGAATGCCGACCTACAACATCTTCGGTTGGCAGAAGCCCTGCTATCTGCTGCAAGACGGTTACGCCGATTCCTTCAAGGAACTGATCGAAGCCACCGAGTGGGCCAACTACGGCGCAAAGAGCGGCAATCCGCGTTGCGCCAACTGCATGGTGCATTCGGGGCACGAGGCTTCGGCGGTGAACTATGGCTTCGGATCGCTGCGTGGTTTCATCCGTACGGCCAAGGCCTATATGAACGCACTGTACTCCGATGCAGGAGCGCAGAAACTGCTGGATGAGTGGCAGCCGGAACATCGCGGACCATTGGTTCAGATCGCTACGACACCCGCCGCGCAAACCGGCGAACTGGTCTCAGGAGACTAA
- a CDS encoding M20/M25/M40 family metallo-hydrolase codes for MAIDPIQLTRQLVDIESTTYFEGPAGHFLADYLGKLGYEIETTRVEQTELAGTPAGESERFNVYACAPGVTPEIVFSTHMDTVPPFFPSSEDEENVYGRGACDAKGIIACQIAAAEVLRAEGCKVGLLFVVGEERDSAGAKAANKDPKGSRFLINGEPTDNYLATATKGALRIELRAKGKMAHSAYPELGDSAIEKLLDVLDDIRALELPVEPEIGPATLNVGLISGGRAPNVIPDAAEAHILVRLVGPAEEVQELVDKAVNDRCDAKYTLHLPFVKMRKLQTELPTKVVKYATDIPQLTNWGEPFLLGPGSIHVAHTPNEKISKKELLECVQLYVKLTRQLLA; via the coding sequence ATGGCGATCGATCCCATCCAACTGACACGGCAACTCGTCGATATCGAATCGACTACTTATTTTGAAGGCCCCGCAGGTCATTTCCTGGCGGACTATCTTGGCAAACTGGGCTACGAGATTGAAACTACCCGGGTGGAGCAGACCGAGCTTGCAGGAACACCCGCCGGTGAGTCCGAGCGATTCAATGTCTATGCCTGCGCTCCCGGCGTGACACCTGAGATTGTTTTTTCCACCCACATGGACACCGTGCCACCGTTCTTCCCTTCTTCTGAGGACGAAGAGAACGTCTATGGTCGTGGCGCCTGCGACGCCAAAGGCATCATCGCCTGCCAGATTGCGGCTGCCGAGGTTCTTCGTGCTGAAGGGTGTAAGGTGGGTTTGCTGTTCGTTGTCGGAGAAGAGCGGGACTCCGCTGGCGCCAAGGCCGCGAATAAGGACCCCAAGGGGTCGCGTTTCCTCATCAATGGCGAACCGACAGACAACTACCTGGCCACCGCCACCAAAGGCGCCCTGCGAATCGAGCTCCGCGCCAAGGGAAAGATGGCGCACTCCGCCTATCCGGAGCTCGGCGACTCGGCCATCGAGAAGCTGCTGGACGTACTCGACGACATCCGTGCGTTGGAGCTCCCAGTTGAGCCCGAGATCGGGCCGGCGACGCTGAACGTTGGTCTTATCTCCGGCGGGCGTGCTCCGAATGTCATCCCCGATGCCGCAGAGGCACATATCCTTGTCCGTCTTGTCGGTCCGGCAGAAGAGGTACAGGAGCTGGTCGATAAGGCCGTGAATGACCGCTGCGATGCGAAGTACACGCTGCATCTCCCTTTCGTAAAGATGCGGAAGCTGCAGACAGAGCTGCCGACCAAAGTGGTCAAGTATGCCACGGACATTCCGCAGCTCACCAATTGGGGCGAGCCGTTCCTTCTTGGTCCCGGATCGATTCACGTAGCGCATACACCCAATGAAAAGATCTCGAAGAAAGAGCTGCTGGAGTGCGTGCAGCTTTATGTGAAGCTGACGCGGCAGTTGCTGGCCTGA